Proteins found in one Methylobacterium sp. CB376 genomic segment:
- a CDS encoding helix-turn-helix transcriptional regulator, with translation MAGVKKLGKADDIVCPAQNFLFLPNTTKIDMRNIPSEEYLALLIEFEYADFAQFKESPPQEPTLVQGEIGCTLAKTLQQYIEWSAFAQPELWHFRRQEILQLLYLSGHRQVGGLAARRSLSHRIHDIVSEDVAGQWTVERLAARLAVGPTTLRRRIRAEDTGIRSVVERTRLGHGLHLVQTTMEPIGRIAERCGYLSQSRFTHRFKRLFGVTPSELRRTRLP, from the coding sequence ATGGCGGGCGTCAAGAAACTTGGAAAAGCGGACGACATCGTGTGTCCAGCGCAGAATTTTCTGTTTCTGCCCAACACCACCAAAATAGACATGAGAAACATTCCGAGCGAGGAGTACCTCGCCCTGCTCATCGAGTTTGAATACGCCGATTTCGCTCAGTTCAAGGAGAGCCCGCCGCAAGAGCCGACCCTGGTTCAAGGGGAGATCGGCTGCACCCTGGCCAAGACACTCCAACAATACATCGAATGGTCCGCTTTCGCGCAGCCCGAACTGTGGCATTTTCGCAGGCAGGAAATCCTCCAGCTGCTTTATCTCTCTGGTCACCGCCAGGTGGGCGGCCTTGCCGCCCGTCGGAGTCTGAGCCATCGAATCCACGACATCGTGTCCGAAGACGTGGCGGGTCAGTGGACTGTCGAGCGCCTCGCCGCGCGGCTCGCCGTCGGCCCGACGACGCTGCGCAGGCGGATCAGGGCGGAGGACACGGGCATCAGGTCCGTGGTGGAGAGGACGAGACTGGGCCACGGCCTGCACCTGGTGCAAACGACCATGGAGCCGATCGGACGCATCGCGGAGCGTTGCGGGTATCTCTCGCAGTCACGGTTCACGCACAGGTTCAAGCGACTGTTCGGCGTCACGCCGTCCGAACTCCGACGGACGCGGCTCCCGTGA
- a CDS encoding choice-of-anchor I family protein: protein MTAVPHVLANGDFAQTWNDPGLITADDDWSGVPSIVGYRGDDITSVVGADPQALTGDGAVTADVNANRTNPNGLTAGGVAEFALADPAVALQGSGAADAPSLVLFLDATGRRDVTVSYRLRDLEDGADNAVQAVALQYRIGPAGAWTNVPAAFVADATAGPGSSGPDIRVRAVLPAAADGQAGLQVRIITANAAGSDEWVGVDDIAVTSQAAGPVPAAPTLLDPAPSLAGAADAPVGTGSLVVTRLGAIEASGTNGAEGGAEVVSFDPATAQLFTLNARDGRIDVTRIGADGALTRTGSIALGDLPGFGTANTVAVRNGVVAVGYQNADPRQNGAVAFFDARSLAALRAPLTVGNQPDQLSFNQDGTKIVVANEGERATVAGTAVNPSGSVSLVDLSAGLAGASVATYDFASLAGQEAALRAAGMRLPPGAGAVADIEPEYTAISGTTAYVTLQEANTVAVFDIAGAAPVLKALKPLGAIDRSLPGNELDASDDGAPTPAAIRIRSEPVFGLPMPDAIATFTAPDGRVYVVTANEGDARSDDSDVARLATRSLDPTAFPDTATLKQKSELGRLNVSTIDGDTDGDGDLDRIYTFGGRGLSIFRQEADGTITKVRETGGEFEKIIARDFPALFNQNQGNGQVDDRSDDKGPEPEGVTIGTVAGRTYAFVGLERVGGVMVYDVTVPAEAAFVAYQPPAAGRTDAGPEVLTFIAAADSPTGQALLVTANEVGNTTTVYQLAPPQTAISRIQASGDASPLAGRTVTTSGIVTAVAGNGFYLQDPTGDGDAATSDGIFVFTGGQPPAAVGDAVEVSGEVREFVPARAARGALPVTEIAGSVTVTVRSSGNALPEAVRIGGPGGLAPPTEDLAAGSAFWESLEGMRATVAAPLATGPTNAFGEIFAVADGRAGATGLNPDGNLLIRGGESVLGAANSRGGDFNPERIRLDPGLGVTLPKVNTGARLGDVTGIVTYSFGSYEVVATSPVTVTAPSPRVKTGGRLAGDADHLLVASYNAENLDPTDGAARFAAIASEVLGRLNTPDVIALQEVQDDDGPGNTASTVTSAGRTFRLVVEAIRAAGGPDYAFIDNPYIGDDTNGGEPGGNIRTAFLYRTDRVSLAPNAVRSIAPDGSPITAGPSADQQTNPDNPFYASRPPLAADFVFNDETVTVVSNHFTSKGGSGALFGSEQPPFDAGQLARAAQAQAVNSFVDGILAASPRARVLVAGDLNDFGFEEPLSVLKGEATLAGYTRAGTGVTFTRGGTAVLSDLQDTLPEGQRYDYVFEGNSETLDHVLVTDALAAGVQFEPVHINADFFDQTSDHDPLLARLAIPVVGRLLTGTAAGDTLTGGAGEDTILGGAGNDFASGRSGNDSVSGEAGDDLVFGDEGDDVVDGGEDNDRVSGGAGADRVFGSAGSDLVFGEQGDDVVGAGEGNDFASGGAGNDSVSGEAGDDYVFGDEGDDQLSGGEGRDSLYGGLGNDVLTGDAGHDVLLGEQDDDQLIGGDGDDSLDGGDGADLLCGNDGADGLWGGAGKDQLYGGAGADTLDGGDGADTLFGNEGADWMAGQAGDDALVGGDGSDSLFGGDGNDWLVGEAGDDALVGGQGSDSLFGGVGNDWLAGEGGDDLLIGGEGNDSLFGGAGADWLEGQAGDDALVGGEGDDVLRGGEGNDWLDGEAGNDVLVGGAGNDGLRGGDGADWLVGEAGSDTLSGGAGDDVLFGGAGSDTVQYASGDGRDVVRDFVTGGAERDVIAFGPGLFGSFAAVQAATQQVGADAVITAGVGESLTLQNIQASSLSARNFTFA from the coding sequence ATGACCGCGGTCCCGCACGTGCTCGCCAACGGCGACTTCGCACAGACCTGGAACGATCCCGGCCTGATCACCGCCGACGACGACTGGTCCGGGGTGCCGAGCATCGTGGGCTATCGCGGCGACGACATCACGAGCGTGGTCGGGGCCGACCCGCAGGCGCTCACGGGCGACGGCGCCGTCACGGCCGACGTCAACGCCAACCGGACCAACCCGAACGGCCTCACCGCCGGCGGCGTCGCCGAATTCGCCCTCGCCGACCCGGCGGTCGCGCTGCAGGGCTCGGGCGCCGCGGACGCCCCGAGCCTCGTCCTGTTCCTCGACGCGACCGGCCGCCGCGACGTGACCGTGTCCTACCGCCTGCGGGACCTGGAGGACGGGGCGGACAACGCCGTCCAGGCGGTGGCGCTGCAGTACCGGATCGGACCGGCGGGCGCCTGGACCAACGTGCCGGCCGCCTTCGTGGCGGATGCCACCGCGGGGCCGGGCAGTTCCGGCCCGGATATCCGCGTGCGGGCGGTGCTGCCGGCGGCCGCCGACGGCCAGGCCGGGCTCCAGGTCCGCATCATCACGGCGAACGCCGCCGGCAGCGACGAGTGGGTCGGGGTCGACGATATCGCGGTGACGAGCCAAGCCGCGGGCCCGGTGCCGGCGGCGCCGACGCTCCTGGACCCGGCTCCCTCGCTGGCGGGCGCCGCCGACGCCCCGGTCGGGACCGGCAGCCTGGTCGTGACCCGGCTCGGCGCGATCGAGGCCTCCGGCACCAACGGCGCCGAGGGCGGCGCGGAGGTCGTCTCCTTCGATCCCGCGACCGCGCAGCTCTTCACGCTCAACGCCCGCGACGGGCGGATCGACGTGACGCGGATCGGCGCGGACGGGGCGCTCACACGCACCGGCAGCATCGCGCTCGGCGACCTGCCCGGCTTCGGCACGGCCAACACCGTCGCGGTGAGGAACGGCGTCGTGGCGGTCGGCTACCAGAACGCCGATCCGCGCCAGAACGGCGCCGTCGCGTTCTTCGACGCGCGCAGCCTCGCCGCCCTGCGCGCGCCGCTCACGGTCGGCAACCAGCCCGACCAGCTCAGCTTCAATCAGGACGGCACGAAGATCGTGGTCGCCAATGAGGGCGAGCGGGCGACGGTCGCCGGCACGGCGGTCAATCCGAGCGGCTCGGTCTCGCTCGTCGACCTCTCGGCCGGCCTCGCCGGCGCCTCCGTGGCGACCTACGATTTCGCCAGCCTCGCCGGCCAGGAGGCGGCCCTGCGCGCCGCGGGAATGCGCCTGCCCCCGGGCGCGGGCGCCGTCGCGGATATCGAGCCCGAATACACGGCGATCAGCGGCACCACCGCCTACGTCACCCTTCAGGAGGCCAACACCGTCGCGGTCTTCGACATCGCCGGCGCCGCGCCGGTGCTGAAGGCCCTGAAGCCGCTCGGCGCCATCGACCGGTCCCTGCCCGGCAACGAACTCGACGCCTCCGACGACGGCGCGCCGACCCCGGCCGCGATCCGCATCCGCAGCGAGCCCGTGTTCGGCCTGCCGATGCCGGACGCGATCGCGACCTTCACGGCGCCGGACGGCCGGGTCTACGTCGTCACCGCCAACGAGGGCGACGCGCGCAGCGACGACAGCGACGTGGCGCGCCTCGCGACGCGCAGCCTCGACCCGACCGCCTTTCCCGATACCGCGACCCTGAAGCAGAAGTCCGAACTCGGCCGCCTCAACGTCTCGACCATCGACGGCGATACCGACGGGGACGGCGACCTCGACCGGATCTACACGTTCGGCGGGCGCGGCCTCTCGATCTTCCGCCAGGAGGCGGACGGCACCATCACCAAGGTCCGCGAGACCGGCGGCGAATTCGAGAAGATCATCGCGCGGGACTTCCCCGCCCTCTTCAACCAGAACCAGGGCAACGGGCAGGTCGACGACCGCTCGGACGACAAGGGTCCGGAGCCCGAGGGCGTGACGATCGGCACGGTCGCGGGCCGCACCTACGCCTTCGTGGGGCTGGAGCGGGTCGGGGGCGTGATGGTCTACGACGTCACGGTGCCGGCCGAGGCGGCCTTCGTGGCCTACCAGCCGCCCGCCGCGGGCCGCACGGACGCGGGGCCCGAAGTGCTGACCTTCATCGCGGCCGCCGACAGCCCGACCGGCCAGGCCCTGCTCGTGACCGCCAACGAGGTCGGCAACACCACGACCGTCTACCAGCTCGCCCCGCCGCAGACCGCGATCTCCCGGATCCAGGCCAGCGGCGACGCCTCGCCGCTGGCCGGCCGGACGGTCACCACCTCGGGCATCGTCACCGCGGTCGCCGGCAACGGCTTCTACCTGCAGGATCCGACCGGCGACGGCGACGCCGCCACCTCGGACGGGATCTTCGTCTTCACGGGCGGCCAGCCGCCTGCGGCGGTCGGCGACGCCGTCGAGGTCAGCGGCGAGGTCCGGGAATTCGTCCCCGCGCGGGCGGCGCGCGGCGCGCTCCCGGTCACCGAGATCGCCGGCTCGGTCACGGTGACGGTCCGCTCCAGCGGCAACGCCCTGCCGGAGGCCGTGCGGATCGGCGGCCCGGGCGGGCTCGCGCCGCCGACCGAGGACCTCGCGGCGGGCAGCGCCTTCTGGGAGAGCCTGGAGGGCATGCGCGCCACCGTGGCGGCCCCCCTCGCCACCGGCCCGACCAACGCCTTCGGCGAGATCTTCGCGGTGGCGGACGGGCGCGCGGGCGCCACCGGCCTCAACCCGGACGGCAACCTGCTGATCCGCGGCGGCGAGTCGGTCCTCGGCGCGGCCAACAGCCGGGGCGGCGACTTCAACCCCGAGCGGATCCGCCTCGATCCCGGTCTCGGCGTCACCCTGCCGAAGGTGAATACGGGGGCGCGGCTCGGCGACGTCACCGGCATCGTGACTTACAGCTTCGGCAGTTACGAGGTCGTGGCGACGAGCCCCGTCACCGTGACGGCGCCGAGCCCGCGGGTGAAGACCGGCGGCAGGCTGGCGGGCGACGCGGATCACCTGCTGGTGGCGAGCTACAATGCCGAGAATCTCGACCCGACGGACGGGGCGGCCCGCTTCGCCGCCATCGCCTCCGAGGTGCTGGGCAGGCTCAACACGCCCGACGTGATCGCCCTGCAGGAGGTGCAGGACGATGACGGGCCGGGCAACACCGCCTCGACCGTCACCTCGGCGGGGCGCACGTTCCGGCTCGTCGTCGAGGCGATCCGGGCGGCGGGCGGGCCGGACTACGCCTTCATCGACAACCCGTATATCGGCGACGACACCAACGGCGGCGAGCCGGGCGGCAACATCCGCACGGCCTTCCTGTACCGGACCGACCGGGTGAGCCTCGCACCGAACGCGGTGCGCAGCATCGCGCCCGATGGCAGCCCGATCACCGCGGGCCCTTCCGCCGACCAGCAGACCAACCCCGACAATCCCTTCTACGCGTCGCGGCCGCCGCTCGCCGCGGATTTCGTCTTCAACGACGAGACCGTCACGGTGGTGAGCAACCACTTCACCTCGAAGGGCGGCAGCGGCGCGCTGTTCGGCTCCGAGCAGCCGCCCTTCGACGCGGGTCAGCTGGCGCGGGCCGCCCAGGCCCAGGCGGTCAACAGCTTCGTGGACGGGATCCTGGCCGCCAGCCCGCGGGCGCGGGTCCTGGTGGCGGGCGACCTCAACGATTTCGGCTTCGAGGAGCCGCTCAGCGTGTTGAAGGGCGAGGCGACGCTCGCCGGCTACACGCGGGCCGGAACCGGCGTCACCTTCACCCGCGGCGGCACCGCCGTGCTCTCCGACCTGCAGGACACGCTGCCGGAGGGCCAGCGCTACGACTACGTCTTCGAGGGCAATTCCGAGACCCTCGACCACGTGCTGGTGACGGACGCGCTCGCGGCCGGTGTGCAGTTCGAGCCCGTGCACATCAACGCGGACTTCTTCGACCAGACCAGCGATCACGACCCGCTGCTGGCGCGCTTGGCCATCCCGGTCGTGGGACGCCTGCTCACCGGCACCGCGGCGGGTGACACGCTGACCGGCGGGGCGGGCGAGGACACGATCCTGGGCGGGGCAGGCAACGACTTCGCGTCGGGTCGGTCCGGGAACGACAGCGTGAGCGGCGAGGCCGGCGACGACCTCGTCTTCGGCGACGAGGGCGACGACGTCGTCGACGGCGGCGAGGACAACGACCGCGTCTCCGGCGGCGCCGGCGCCGACCGGGTCTTCGGCTCGGCCGGCAGCGACCTCGTCTTCGGCGAGCAGGGCGACGACGTCGTGGGCGCCGGCGAGGGCAACGACTTCGCGTCGGGCGGCGCCGGGAATGACAGCGTGAGCGGCGAGGCCGGCGACGATTACGTGTTCGGCGATGAGGGCGACGACCAGCTCTCCGGCGGCGAGGGCCGCGACAGCCTCTACGGCGGGCTGGGCAACGACGTCCTCACCGGGGATGCGGGCCACGACGTGCTGCTCGGCGAGCAGGACGACGACCAGCTCATCGGCGGCGACGGGGACGATTCCCTCGACGGCGGCGACGGCGCCGACCTCCTGTGCGGCAATGACGGCGCGGACGGTCTCTGGGGCGGGGCCGGGAAGGACCAGCTCTACGGCGGGGCCGGCGCCGACACGCTCGACGGCGGCGACGGGGCCGACACCCTGTTCGGCAACGAGGGCGCGGACTGGATGGCCGGTCAGGCCGGGGACGACGCGCTGGTCGGCGGCGACGGGAGCGACTCGCTGTTCGGCGGCGACGGGAATGACTGGCTGGTCGGCGAGGCCGGGGACGACGCGCTGGTCGGCGGCCAGGGGAGCGACTCGCTGTTCGGCGGCGTCGGGAACGACTGGCTCGCCGGCGAGGGTGGCGACGACCTGCTGATCGGTGGCGAGGGGAACGACTCGCTGTTCGGCGGCGCCGGCGCGGATTGGCTCGAGGGCCAGGCCGGGGACGACGCGCTGGTCGGCGGCGAGGGCGACGACGTGCTGCGCGGCGGCGAGGGCAATGACTGGCTCGACGGCGAGGCCGGGAACGACGTGCTGGTGGGCGGCGCGGGCAATGACGGGCTGCGCGGCGGCGACGGGGCCGACTGGCTCGTGGGCGAGGCGGGATCCGACACGCTGAGCGGCGGGGCGGGCGACGACGTGCTGTTCGGCGGGGCCGGTTCGGACACGGTCCAGTACGCGAGCGGCGACGGGCGGGACGTGGTGCGCGACTTCGTGACGGGCGGGGCGGAGCGGGACGTGATCGCGTTCGGCCCCGGCCTGTTCGGCTCCTTCGCGGCCGTGCAGGCGGCGACGCAGCAGGTGGGGGCGGACGCGGTGATCACCGCCGGGGTGGGCGAGTCGCTGACCCTGCAGAACATCCAGGCCTCGAGCCTCTCCGCCCGGAACTTCACCTTCGCCTGA